The Thermostichus vulcanus str. 'Rupite' sequence CTGCCGCCAAACTGCACCGAGTGCAGCCAGGAAAGCTGAAAGCCCACCGAGATGGCAGCCCGGGCATCGGGAGTGCGCAGCAATGGGGAGCCAGCCACAAGCGCACCACCAGCCCCCAAGAGTTTGATGGCGCTGCGGCGAGAGACGGAATGAGGCTTAAACATCAACCACGCTTGAGACAGGAACAACAAAGCTCACTGTTCAAACGGTGCCTCAACTGGGAGGTGGATTCTGTACCTGTAGCTACTACTCCTGCCAAAAGGCCGCCACAGGCCAAGCTCGCTCCACAATGTGGGTCTCGGGATGAGCGTAGCGAATGGAAATGCGCCGGAAGGGATGGGGACAGGCTTTGCCTCCTGCATGGAGCGTGCGAGAGTCCAGAATCATCACATCCCCGGGCTCGAAGGGGGGGGCAAGAATGTTGACCTCTGGCCCCAGCCTGCTGTTTGCAAGATCTCCATCAATATCAGGGACGGGAGCAAGCGTGTCTCCTGCGGCGGTCAACGTGGCCTCCGCCGCCGAAAATTCAACGGGGGCAAAAAGAGGCCCGCGATGGGATCCCACCACAGCCCGTAATCCCTGCCCCGCCAGGACAGGATCCAATGGGATCCAGAAGGTCAAGAACCAGGGCTCCAGCGGGTGATAGGGGTGATCCTGATGCCAGGGGCTAAGAGTTTGGGCTCTTGCCTCCGAGTAGAAAAACTGATCTTCTAGCAAGACAACGGAATCGGTGCCAAAGATACTGGCAGCCAATTGGGGCAGGATCCCTTCGGTTACCACCTGGGTCAGGGTTGCATCCTCAGGCCAGCGAAATAAATCGCTTTGAACCACGGGCAGACCGACTGGAGACAGTGTCCGAAAATGCGGCCCCGGCTTGGCCCGTAAATGATCAATCGCTCGAATTAAGGCAGTACACAGGTTGGGCTCAAGGATCCCTGAGAGCACCGCCACGCCATCCCGGGCGATCTGCTGAGACAGATGAGGGTCTGGACGGGGGGATATCTCCAGAAGCTTCATGGCAGATTTGAGCTGGAGTCGGGTGGGTAACGCCATCAGCAGGATCCTTAGCAGCTGCCGTGAAGTTGGCTATCGGCGGTCTACTGGGGGGAGGACTGTCTCTCTAGTCTCAGCACCCCCAGTTGCTCGTAGACCGACAGGCCATCCCACATCGACCAACATTCTACAAAGCGGCCCTCCGACAGACGCAGCAAATCGATGCCCGTCATGGTGATTCGCTTGTGAGTGGCGGGAATATCGTCGTAGGTATCTACGTGTAGGCCGCTTGTGGACCAGTGCAACACCACCATATCCCCTTCGCTGACGAGGTGATGGATCTGGGTCTCCACCTCCCGAAATGCCTTGAAATAGCGTTCTACATCGGCTTTGACCACATCAATCCCATTGCCATCAAAGCCGGTCATGTGAACTTCGGCTGTGGGTAGCCAGTAGTCCTCAACTGCGCTCAGATCCCCTTTGGCCCAGAGACGGGTATGGTACTCGCGAACGATATCGGCATTGGTGACCATGTTAGTTAGGGATCCCTCTAGTGGCCTGTATGGATAGGGTGGCACGCTCCCCGTGTAACCGGCATTGATTCAGCAACGAAGGGAGTATCAAGGGGCTTCGCGGTGCATCTTCAATATCCCTCAATTTGTATAGTACTTGTATGGTACAAGTCGGATTTGGTATTCAGCAGCACTTTAGTTGAAATTCAAGGTGGTGAGGTGAAAGCTGCCATCCGCTTGTACCCAAGCAACCTCCGGGATCCGGCATTGACGGGCATAGGCTTCCACCTCTTCTGGGGAGCGATCCAGCAATTCCAGTTCCACGGGCTCAGACTGTCTCCACTGGGCCGCTAAAGCCAGCG is a genomic window containing:
- a CDS encoding phytanoyl-CoA dioxygenase family protein, whose product is MALPTRLQLKSAMKLLEISPRPDPHLSQQIARDGVAVLSGILEPNLCTALIRAIDHLRAKPGPHFRTLSPVGLPVVQSDLFRWPEDATLTQVVTEGILPQLAASIFGTDSVVLLEDQFFYSEARAQTLSPWHQDHPYHPLEPWFLTFWIPLDPVLAGQGLRAVVGSHRGPLFAPVEFSAAEATLTAAGDTLAPVPDIDGDLANSRLGPEVNILAPPFEPGDVMILDSRTLHAGGKACPHPFRRISIRYAHPETHIVERAWPVAAFWQE
- a CDS encoding ester cyclase, translated to MVTNADIVREYHTRLWAKGDLSAVEDYWLPTAEVHMTGFDGNGIDVVKADVERYFKAFREVETQIHHLVSEGDMVVLHWSTSGLHVDTYDDIPATHKRITMTGIDLLRLSEGRFVECWSMWDGLSVYEQLGVLRLERQSSPQ